The proteins below are encoded in one region of Microbispora sp. NBC_01189:
- a CDS encoding DUF6114 domain-containing protein translates to MNGSWRRSRPFWGGLLVLLAGLELLSIPFATKALPLVIRSGTVGATYLIALVLVILGLMIWLQPGQRAFLGVVAVLVSIASFVYANLGGFLVGMLLGLVGGALAVAWALEETAPRASGTPAEPSGAAAPPAEPAVAAAPPAPGGGEITFTTRRVVGRDEHLRPAGAQAGPRTQPRPPVAPPTGDGHQVLVGRIRPTPPPEDAGSRGGPDDDSDDDSDEGGDGGGDGGVRAGSPDDGPRPPARPPGRYEGGPGAERRALAIAVLPVLLVTGTGVSQEDPGGSLLHGAVPSAVPSLLPGAVSGAVPSAVSGVVPDLVPTIVPTDLPGALGSANPLAPLTGGRSRSPSASPSPGMDDQEGQAPPAGPAGGQVRVAVEPAAVRAPSLTMTGMKFTGVVEMPTATGMVKMLRFTMRKAVLERPQQTMGSTTLVGSTFTFEGDVVICTTKMTGKLLGVPQRFTAEHPNILVRALTLVPSLNVPLTMTDVVSEQPYVTADSLRADDLHLVAGA, encoded by the coding sequence ATGAACGGATCCTGGCGGAGGTCCAGGCCCTTCTGGGGCGGCCTGCTGGTGCTGCTCGCGGGCCTGGAGCTGCTGAGCATCCCGTTCGCGACGAAGGCCCTGCCGCTCGTCATCCGGTCGGGCACGGTCGGGGCCACCTACCTCATCGCGCTCGTACTGGTCATCCTGGGCCTGATGATCTGGCTCCAGCCCGGTCAGCGGGCCTTCCTCGGCGTCGTCGCCGTGCTGGTCTCGATCGCGTCGTTCGTATACGCCAACCTGGGCGGCTTCCTCGTCGGCATGCTGCTCGGCCTCGTCGGGGGCGCGCTCGCGGTCGCCTGGGCTCTGGAGGAGACGGCCCCCCGCGCCTCCGGGACGCCCGCCGAGCCCTCCGGCGCCGCCGCCCCGCCCGCCGAGCCCGCCGTCGCGGCCGCCCCGCCCGCGCCCGGCGGCGGAGAGATCACCTTCACCACCCGCCGGGTCGTCGGCCGCGACGAGCACCTGCGGCCGGCGGGCGCCCAGGCCGGCCCGCGGACCCAGCCCCGGCCACCCGTCGCGCCGCCCACCGGAGACGGCCATCAGGTCCTCGTCGGCCGCATCCGCCCCACTCCGCCCCCCGAGGACGCGGGCTCGCGGGGCGGCCCGGACGACGACAGTGACGACGACAGTGACGAGGGCGGTGACGGGGGTGGTGACGGGGGTGTGCGGGCGGGTTCGCCCGATGACGGGCCCCGCCCGCCCGCACGTCCGCCGGGGCGGTACGAAGGGGGGCCGGGCGCGGAGCGCAGGGCGCTGGCGATCGCGGTGCTTCCCGTCCTCCTGGTGACGGGGACGGGCGTGTCACAGGAGGACCCCGGCGGATCCCTCCTGCACGGTGCCGTACCCAGCGCCGTCCCCAGCCTGCTCCCCGGTGCCGTCTCCGGGGCCGTGCCCAGCGCCGTCTCCGGCGTCGTCCCGGACCTGGTGCCCACGATCGTGCCCACCGACCTGCCGGGAGCACTGGGGTCGGCGAACCCCCTGGCCCCTCTCACCGGCGGGAGGTCCCGTTCGCCCAGCGCGTCGCCGTCCCCGGGCATGGACGACCAGGAGGGCCAGGCCCCGCCCGCCGGACCCGCGGGCGGTCAGGTGAGGGTCGCGGTCGAGCCCGCCGCCGTACGCGCCCCCTCCCTCACCATGACCGGCATGAAGTTCACCGGGGTCGTGGAGATGCCCACCGCGACCGGCATGGTCAAGATGCTCCGCTTCACCATGCGGAAGGCCGTGCTGGAGCGGCCTCAGCAGACCATGGGCTCGACGACCCTCGTCGGCAGCACCTTCACCTTCGAGGGCGACGTGGTGATCTGCACGACGAAGATGACCGGCAAGCTCCTCGGCGTGCCCCAGCGGTTCACGGCCGAGCACCCGAACATCCTGGTCAGGGCGCTCACGCTGGTGCCGTCGCTGAACGTGCCGCTGACGATGACCGACGTCGTCAGCGAGCAGCCGTACGTGACGGCCGACTCCCTGCGCGCGGACGATCTCCACCTGGTGGCCGGCGCCTGA
- a CDS encoding response regulator transcription factor produces MIRVLVADDQPVVLRGFTAVLAAQPDIEVVGAAADGREAVRLARAERPDVAVLDIRMPVLNGIEAARTVTEIGAKALMITTFDLDEYVYQALLAGASGFLLKDIRAEELAESVRIVARGDALLAPKVTRRLIAEFTRRRAAEPAPAGPSRAQAPLTARESEVLRLMARGLSNAEIAAALVVTEHTVKTHVARILAKLGLRDRTQAVIHAYETGLVRPGDLD; encoded by the coding sequence ATGATCAGAGTGCTCGTGGCCGACGACCAGCCGGTGGTGCTCAGGGGGTTCACCGCCGTGCTGGCCGCCCAGCCGGACATCGAGGTCGTCGGCGCCGCAGCCGACGGCCGGGAGGCCGTACGGCTGGCCAGGGCCGAACGGCCGGACGTCGCCGTGCTCGACATCAGGATGCCGGTGCTGAACGGCATCGAGGCCGCCCGGACCGTCACCGAGATCGGCGCCAAGGCTCTGATGATCACGACCTTCGACCTGGACGAGTACGTCTACCAGGCGCTCCTCGCGGGGGCGAGCGGCTTTCTGCTGAAGGACATCCGGGCCGAGGAACTGGCCGAATCCGTACGGATCGTGGCCCGCGGCGACGCCCTGCTCGCGCCCAAGGTCACCCGGCGGCTCATCGCGGAGTTCACCCGGCGGCGGGCCGCCGAGCCCGCACCGGCCGGACCGTCGCGGGCGCAGGCGCCGCTGACCGCGCGCGAGTCCGAGGTGCTGCGGCTCATGGCCCGGGGGCTGTCCAACGCCGAGATCGCGGCGGCCCTGGTGGTGACCGAACACACGGTGAAGACGCACGTCGCCCGGATCCTGGCGAAGCTCGGCCTGCGCGACCGCACTCAGGCCGTCATCCACGCCTACGAGACCGGGCTCGTACGGCCCGGAGACCTCGACTGA
- a CDS encoding sensor histidine kinase yields the protein MDISSKLGSMERQVAAFDVRRALESPLLDIAVGLGLFLLALVQLGAFRGDLGPIGILATGLATLPHTVRHRHPVGAVALTGVGALALLVFEGAIAGNIFGLGYPVYVSGLLSAYTVFRMVGRRTAWLLGAGSAAGAFILVFLAGAQRPDAALGWAALPVAMALLADLRRSRHEVREARVDNLEALREQAAMAERARIAREMHDIVAHSISMIAVQAETAPYTLADLGDDGRKEFAEIAATARGTLTEMRRLLGVLRAEAPPETAPQPGLARLPALIEQHGGEVDLDVVGEVRELPQAVNISAYRIIQEALTNARQHAPGARVSIEVAYRPALLALRIADDGPGPAEKTPEASGHGLIGMRERATALGGWFVAGPGPEGGFLLQAGLPAE from the coding sequence GTGGACATCTCTTCGAAGCTCGGATCGATGGAGCGGCAGGTGGCGGCCTTCGACGTCCGGAGAGCCCTCGAATCTCCGCTCCTCGACATCGCCGTCGGCCTCGGCCTGTTCCTCCTCGCGCTGGTCCAGCTCGGCGCGTTCCGCGGTGATCTCGGTCCCATCGGGATACTCGCCACCGGGCTCGCGACCCTGCCGCACACCGTGCGCCACCGTCACCCCGTCGGGGCCGTGGCCCTGACCGGTGTGGGGGCGCTCGCCCTGCTGGTCTTCGAAGGCGCCATCGCCGGGAACATCTTCGGCCTCGGCTATCCCGTGTACGTGTCGGGACTGCTGTCCGCCTACACGGTCTTCCGCATGGTCGGCCGCAGGACCGCCTGGCTCCTCGGGGCGGGCTCGGCTGCCGGGGCCTTCATCCTCGTCTTTCTGGCAGGAGCACAGCGGCCCGATGCCGCCCTGGGCTGGGCGGCGCTGCCGGTCGCGATGGCGCTCCTCGCCGACCTGCGGCGAAGCCGGCACGAGGTGCGCGAAGCCCGGGTGGACAACCTGGAGGCGCTGCGCGAGCAGGCGGCCATGGCGGAGCGCGCCCGCATCGCCAGGGAGATGCACGACATCGTGGCGCACTCGATCTCGATGATCGCCGTCCAGGCGGAGACCGCGCCGTACACGCTCGCCGACCTGGGCGACGACGGCAGGAAGGAGTTCGCGGAGATCGCCGCGACGGCCCGCGGCACGCTCACCGAGATGCGCCGGCTCCTCGGCGTCCTGCGCGCCGAGGCGCCGCCGGAGACCGCGCCGCAACCGGGCCTGGCGCGGCTGCCCGCGCTGATCGAGCAGCACGGCGGGGAGGTCGACCTCGACGTCGTCGGCGAGGTGCGGGAGCTCCCGCAGGCCGTGAACATCTCGGCGTACCGGATCATCCAGGAGGCCCTCACGAACGCCAGGCAGCACGCTCCGGGCGCCCGCGTGTCGATCGAGGTCGCCTACCGGCCGGCGCTGCTCGCGCTCCGCATCGCCGACGACGGACCGGGCCCGGCCGAGAAGACACCGGAGGCGAGCGGACACGGGCTGATCGGCATGCGCGAGCGCGCCACGGCCCTGGGCGGCTGGTTCGTCGCCGGACCGGGCCCGGAGGGCGGCTTCCTCCTCCAGGCGGGACTGCCGGCCGAATGA
- a CDS encoding MerR family transcriptional regulator, which produces MRITEAARRLGMSPRMLRYREALGLLPPVRDRGSHRRFGPDEIEAVRQAVDLERRFDVSPAELAFALRALSEPAVAQAVRDLGVRIGRIQAPRRALDFEKEKALALLRRR; this is translated from the coding sequence ATGCGCATCACCGAGGCGGCACGGCGGCTCGGCATGTCCCCCCGCATGCTGCGCTACCGGGAGGCGCTCGGCCTGCTGCCGCCCGTACGCGACCGGGGCTCCCACCGGCGCTTCGGCCCGGACGAGATCGAGGCGGTGCGGCAGGCGGTGGACCTGGAACGCCGCTTCGACGTCTCGCCGGCGGAACTGGCCTTCGCGCTCCGGGCGCTGTCCGAGCCCGCGGTGGCCCAGGCCGTACGGGACCTCGGCGTGCGCATCGGCCGGATCCAGGCGCCGCGCCGGGCGCTGGACTTCGAGAAGGAGAAGGCCCTGGCCCTGCTGCGGCGTCGATGA
- the ahcY gene encoding adenosylhomocysteinase translates to MDFKVADLALAEFGRKEIRLAEHEMPGLMATRKEYAAARPLRGAKIMGSLHMTIQTAVLIETLVALGADVRWVSCNIFSTQDHAAAATVVGPDGTADNPSGVPVFAWKGETLEEYWWCTEQALRWPDGSGPNMILDDGGDATLLVHKGVEFEKAGAVPVAGEDDPEEWAVILDTLRRTVTGDKWWTRVAEDIKGVTEETTTGVHRLYEMHKTGNLLFPAINVNDSVTKSKFDNKYGCRHSVIDGLNRATDVLIGGKVAVVCGYGDVGKGCADALRGQGARVIVTEIDPICALQAAMDGFQVTTLEEVVGIADIFVTCTGNYGIISAEHMSRMKHQAIVSNIGHFDNEIDMAGLGRIDGVKRITIKPQVDEWVFPDGHSVIVLAEGRLMNLGCATGHPSFVMSNSFTNQVIAQLELFTKTDEYPTGVYVLPKHLDEKVARLHLDALGVKLTTLSKKQAEYIGVDVEGPYKPDHYRY, encoded by the coding sequence ATGGACTTCAAGGTCGCCGACCTTGCGCTCGCGGAGTTCGGCCGCAAAGAGATCCGCCTCGCGGAGCACGAGATGCCGGGCCTCATGGCGACCCGGAAGGAGTACGCCGCGGCGCGGCCGCTGCGGGGTGCGAAGATCATGGGCTCGCTGCACATGACGATCCAGACCGCCGTGCTGATCGAGACGCTGGTCGCGCTGGGCGCCGACGTCCGCTGGGTGAGCTGCAACATCTTCTCCACCCAGGACCACGCCGCCGCCGCGACGGTCGTCGGCCCGGACGGCACGGCCGACAACCCCTCCGGCGTCCCGGTCTTCGCCTGGAAGGGCGAGACGCTGGAGGAGTACTGGTGGTGCACCGAGCAGGCGCTCCGCTGGCCCGACGGCTCCGGCCCCAACATGATCCTCGACGACGGCGGCGACGCCACGCTGCTGGTGCACAAGGGCGTGGAGTTCGAGAAGGCCGGCGCCGTCCCGGTCGCCGGTGAGGACGACCCCGAGGAGTGGGCGGTCATCCTCGACACCCTCCGCCGTACGGTCACCGGGGACAAGTGGTGGACCCGCGTCGCCGAGGACATCAAGGGCGTCACCGAGGAGACCACGACCGGCGTGCACCGCCTGTACGAGATGCACAAGACCGGCAATCTCCTCTTCCCGGCGATCAACGTCAACGACTCGGTGACCAAGTCGAAGTTCGACAACAAGTACGGCTGCCGCCACTCGGTGATCGACGGCCTCAACCGCGCCACCGACGTGCTGATCGGCGGCAAGGTCGCCGTGGTCTGCGGGTACGGCGACGTGGGCAAGGGCTGCGCCGACGCGCTGCGCGGCCAGGGCGCCCGGGTCATCGTCACCGAGATCGACCCGATCTGCGCGCTCCAGGCGGCGATGGACGGCTTCCAGGTCACCACCCTGGAGGAGGTCGTCGGCATCGCGGACATCTTCGTCACCTGCACCGGCAACTACGGCATCATCAGCGCCGAGCACATGTCGCGGATGAAGCACCAGGCGATCGTGTCCAACATCGGCCACTTCGACAACGAGATCGACATGGCCGGCCTCGGCCGGATCGACGGCGTCAAGCGGATCACCATCAAGCCGCAGGTCGACGAGTGGGTGTTCCCCGACGGGCACTCCGTCATCGTGCTCGCCGAGGGCAGGCTGATGAACCTGGGCTGCGCCACCGGCCACCCCTCGTTCGTCATGTCGAACTCGTTCACCAACCAGGTCATCGCGCAGCTCGAGCTGTTCACGAAGACCGACGAGTACCCGACCGGCGTGTACGTGCTGCCCAAGCACCTCGACGAGAAGGTCGCCCGCCTCCACCTCGACGCGCTCGGCGTGAAGCTGACCACGCTGAGCAAGAAGCAGGCGGAGTACATCGGCGTCGACGTCGAGGGCCCGTACAAGCCGGACCACTACCGCTACTGA
- a CDS encoding adenosylhomocysteinase, with protein MIQPDIAEAGERRIEWAARSMPVLQAIGAGFGADRPLDGLRIAACLHVTAETAVLMGALRQGGAEIALAASNPLSTQDDVAAALGEYGIAVHARAGVDRATYYRHINQALDIAPHVVLDDGCDLVNILHTERVRLLDGVLGGCEETTTGIIRLRQMASEGALRFPVVAVNDTRTKRMFDNRYGTGQSTLDGIMRATNVLLAGRTVVVAGFGFCGRGVAERAKGLGARVVVTEIDPVKALDAALQGYDVRPMSRAAEIGDVFVTVTGNRDVIRAEHLATMKDGAILANAGHFDVEIDVRALEGMAREVRFGIRPNTDEYVLADGRRLLLLAEGRLVNLTAAEGHPAAVMDMSFSAQALTVAWLVEEPSRLPPGVYDVPAGIDVEVARLKLAAAGISIDALTAEQEEYLHSWRLGS; from the coding sequence GTGATCCAGCCGGACATCGCGGAGGCCGGGGAGCGGCGCATCGAGTGGGCGGCCCGGTCGATGCCGGTCCTCCAGGCCATCGGCGCCGGGTTCGGCGCCGACCGGCCGCTCGACGGCCTGCGCATCGCCGCCTGCCTGCACGTGACGGCCGAGACGGCCGTGCTCATGGGCGCGCTGCGGCAGGGCGGCGCCGAGATCGCCCTGGCCGCCTCGAACCCCCTGTCCACGCAGGACGACGTCGCCGCGGCGCTGGGGGAGTACGGCATCGCCGTGCACGCCCGCGCCGGGGTGGACAGGGCGACCTACTACCGGCACATCAACCAGGCGCTCGACATCGCGCCGCACGTCGTCCTCGACGACGGCTGCGACCTCGTCAACATCCTGCACACCGAGCGGGTCCGGCTTCTCGACGGCGTGCTGGGCGGCTGCGAGGAGACCACCACGGGGATCATCCGGCTGCGCCAGATGGCCTCGGAGGGCGCGCTGCGCTTCCCGGTCGTCGCGGTCAACGACACCCGGACGAAGCGGATGTTCGACAACCGCTACGGCACCGGCCAGTCGACGCTCGACGGCATCATGCGGGCCACCAACGTGCTGCTCGCGGGCCGCACCGTCGTCGTCGCGGGCTTCGGCTTCTGCGGCAGGGGAGTCGCGGAGCGGGCCAAGGGCCTCGGCGCGCGGGTCGTCGTCACCGAGATCGACCCGGTCAAGGCCCTCGACGCCGCCCTGCAGGGCTACGACGTACGGCCGATGAGCCGGGCCGCCGAGATCGGCGACGTGTTCGTGACCGTCACCGGCAACCGCGACGTCATCCGCGCCGAGCACCTGGCCACCATGAAGGACGGCGCGATCCTCGCGAACGCGGGCCACTTCGACGTCGAGATCGACGTGCGGGCATTGGAGGGGATGGCCCGGGAGGTGCGCTTCGGCATCAGGCCCAACACCGACGAGTACGTCCTGGCGGACGGCCGCAGGCTACTCCTGCTCGCCGAGGGCCGCCTGGTGAACCTCACCGCCGCCGAGGGCCATCCGGCCGCGGTGATGGACATGTCGTTCTCCGCCCAGGCCCTCACCGTCGCCTGGCTGGTCGAGGAGCCGTCCCGGCTGCCGCCCGGCGTGTACGACGTCCCGGCCGGCATCGACGTGGAGGTGGCCCGCCTGAAGCTCGCCGCCGCCGGGATCTCGATCGACGCCCTCACCGCCGAGCAGGAGGAGTATCTCCACTCCTGGCGGCTCGGGTCCTGA
- a CDS encoding PadR family transcriptional regulator — translation MLELAILGFLYEEALHGYDLRTRLAALTGHVRPIADGTLYPAIKRLERAGLLVRETRPGSVAAPRHALILTPDGRAELLRRLREPDDLFITDENRWFTVLAFLRHLGDPAQQAAVLRRRLAFLTQPASFFWEGDRPLRAADFDDPFRRGLLTVATATSRTEIRWLRETIDDLTGPGRPE, via the coding sequence ATGCTGGAGCTCGCGATCCTCGGTTTCCTCTACGAGGAGGCGCTCCACGGCTACGACCTCCGTACGCGGCTCGCCGCCCTGACCGGCCATGTGCGGCCGATCGCCGACGGCACGCTGTATCCCGCGATCAAAAGGCTGGAGCGGGCCGGTCTCCTCGTCCGGGAGACCCGGCCGGGGTCCGTCGCGGCCCCGAGGCACGCCCTCATACTGACCCCGGACGGCCGGGCCGAACTCCTGCGGCGGCTACGCGAACCCGACGATCTCTTCATCACCGACGAGAACCGCTGGTTCACCGTGCTGGCGTTCCTCCGTCACCTCGGCGATCCCGCCCAGCAGGCCGCGGTCCTTCGGCGCAGACTCGCGTTCCTGACCCAGCCGGCGTCCTTCTTCTGGGAGGGAGACCGGCCGCTGCGGGCCGCGGACTTCGACGATCCGTTCCGCAGGGGCCTGCTCACCGTCGCCACGGCGACCAGCCGTACGGAGATCCGCTGGCTCCGGGAGACCATCGACGACCTGACCGGTCCCGGCCGTCCGGAATAG
- a CDS encoding alpha/beta fold hydrolase has translation MRAAEVRPDGAAIRWVELPGAEPPRVYVHGLGSSSAPYYAEAVARPALAGFRSLLIDLLGFGVSDRPDDASYTLDEHADLLAEALTQAKAAPADVIAHSMGGGVAVLLASRHPHLVERLVLVDSHLDRHTYDAASASWAMARQSEEEFLSRGWERVLELAGRHWAATMRLAGREALHRSAVDMLNDARPTMRQTLLGLRIPRTVLYPAAAGPYPGEAELTGQGVRVVPIPDCGHNIMLDNVDGFARAVAAVLAR, from the coding sequence ATGCGCGCTGCAGAGGTGCGTCCGGACGGCGCGGCCATCCGCTGGGTCGAGCTGCCAGGCGCCGAACCACCCCGCGTGTACGTGCACGGGCTGGGCTCCTCCTCCGCTCCCTACTACGCCGAAGCGGTGGCTCGTCCGGCGCTCGCCGGGTTCCGCAGCCTGCTGATCGACCTGCTCGGCTTCGGCGTCAGCGACCGGCCGGACGACGCCTCGTACACCCTCGACGAGCACGCCGATCTGCTGGCGGAGGCGCTGACTCAGGCGAAGGCGGCCCCGGCCGACGTCATCGCCCACAGCATGGGCGGCGGGGTGGCCGTCCTCCTCGCGAGCCGGCACCCGCACCTGGTGGAGCGGCTGGTCCTGGTGGACAGCCACCTCGACCGGCACACCTACGATGCAGCATCGGCCTCGTGGGCGATGGCGCGCCAGAGCGAGGAGGAGTTCCTGTCCCGGGGGTGGGAGCGCGTCCTGGAGCTGGCCGGGCGGCACTGGGCCGCCACGATGCGGCTGGCCGGAAGAGAGGCACTCCATCGCTCGGCGGTGGACATGCTGAACGACGCGCGCCCCACCATGCGTCAGACCCTGCTGGGCCTCCGGATCCCCCGGACGGTGCTGTATCCGGCCGCCGCCGGCCCCTACCCCGGCGAGGCCGAGCTGACCGGACAGGGGGTGCGGGTCGTGCCGATCCCGGACTGCGGGCACAACATCATGCTCGACAACGTCGACGGCTTCGCCCGGGCGGTCGCGGCGGTCCTCGCTCGCTGA